A segment of the Collimonas fungivorans genome:
GACCAGGTAGTCACCACCCACGGCGTCACCCAGGCGCTGGACCTGATCATGCGCACCCTGGTGAAACCGGGCGATACCGTGTTCATCGAAGAACCCGGTTATTGCAACCTGATCGCCATGCTGCGGCTCGCCAATATCCATGTGGTCGGCGTGCCGCGCACTGTAAGCGGGGTCGACCTGGAGCGTTTGGAGGAACTGGCGCAGATCCACCGGCCGAAGATTTTTTTCACCAACCCGGTGCTGCAGAATCCGACCGGCACCACCTACACTCCGGCCTGCGCGATGCGGGTGCTGCAGGCGGCCGAACGGCATGGCTTCTGGGTGGTGGAAGACGATCTGTACCGTGAACTGGCGCAAGCCACCGATCCGATGCTGGCGGCGCTGGACGGTTTGCGGCGCGTGATTTATGTCAGCGGTTTTTCCAAGACCATCGCACCCTCGCTGCGGCTTGGTTTCATCGCCTGCCAGGCCGATCTTGCCAAGGAATTCGCGCGCACCAAGATGGTCTTGACCCTGACCAATTCGGAAATCACCGAAAGGCTGGTATACAACGCCCTGACTGAGGGCCACCACCGGCGCCATGTCGAGCGCCTGGCCAGCACCTTGCTCACCGCGCAGGCGCAGGTCAGCGCCAGGCTGGAGGACGTCGGTTTGCTGCCGTTCGGAGCGCCGCGCGGCGGCATGTTTTATTGGGCCAGGATGCCGCAGGCGGCGCTGAGCGCCAAGGAAATCGGCGACCGCGCCTTGCAACAGGGGATCTGGCTGGCGCCGGGAGAATTTTTTTATGTATCGCAGCCGGAACACGCCTGGTTCCGCTTCAATGTGGCTTTTTCGGACCTCCCCAAGTTGTCCGATTTCTTCCGTAACCTGGTGGCCGGCAGTTAGCCGGCCTTCTTCTCCGGCAGTTGAAGCTTAGCCTGCCGCCGCTTCGCGTTTGCGGATGACGGTGACGCTTTCGCCGCCTGCGCCCCAGTTGTCGGTATCGACTTCATCGATGACGACAAAAGTGGTGGCGGGTTTTTTGTTGAGCACGCGGCTTAGCAGATCGGTGACGCCGGCAATCAGCTGCTGTTTCTGTTCCGCGCTGACTCCTTCGCGGGTGACGCGGATATTAACGTATGGCATGCTGGAACTCCTGAAGTAAATGGTTAGGAGCGGGCCGAGGCCCGCTTTTTTGCGCCCGGGATTACCAGGTGCCGGCGGTGGCGCCGCCGTCCACCGGCAATGCTACGCCGGAAATGAAGCTGGCATCGGTCAGGTACAGCACGGCGTCGACAATGTCCTTGGTGTTGCCGGTGCGGCCCGACGGCGACAGCGTGTTGAAAAAGGCCCGCGAATTTTCATAGTCGCCGTGCAGCGGGGTCTGGATGATGCCGGGCGCTACCGTGTTGACCTGTACGTTGGATGCCGCCAGTTCGATTGCCAGCGCGCGCGTGGCGTTGATCAGGCCGCCCTTGATCAGCACCGGCAACAATGCCGGCACTTTCACCGTCGGCTGGATCGCGATGTTGGCGCTGATGGTGACAATGTGACCGCTTTTGTTGGCGGCCATGTGCGCGGCGGCTTGCTGCGACGGGTAGAAAAATCCCTTCAGGTTGGTGCTGACCAGGGCGTCGAGATCCTCCTCGGTGTAGTCGCCGACCGGCTTGGCGATGAACACGCCGGCATTATTGATCAGGATGTCGACCTTGCCGAACGCCGCAACGGCGCGCGCAAACAGCGCTTTCGCCGTAGCCGGCAGGGCGATGTCGCCGGCCACCGCCTGGAAGTTGGCGGGGTTGCCGAGTTTTTCGGCGGCCGCCAGCAGGCGCTCGGTGGTGCGGGCGTTGCCGACCACGTTATAGCCGCGCTGCAGGTAGGCTTCGGCCAGGGCGAAGCCGATGCCGCTTGAGGCGCCGGTGATGATGACGGTTTTCTGGTTGCTGTTCATGGTGGTACTCCTTGTGGTTGGGCGGGCTCTCTGGTCCCGATCTGCACTATACTTATGCGGTATTCATAGATAAATACAGATTTTTACAATTAACTTGATACACCATGTAATGAATAAGACGCTTTCATGAAACGCAACTTCGACGACATCCTGCTGGGCAGCATCGAACTGTTTTGCCTGGCCGCCGAACTGGGGAGTTTCACGGCGGCGGCGATGTCGGCCAGCGTCACGCCTGCGGCGGTGAGCCGTTCAGTGTCGCGGCTGGAGGAGAGATTGGGCGTGCGCCTGTTCGTGCGCACCACGCGCCAGATCCGCTTGACCGACAGCGGCCGCGTGTATTTCGAACAGTGCCGCCAGGCCTTGTCGCAGCTGGTGGATGCGGAGCGCGAGGTGACCGGCGAGCAGGCGGCGCCGGCCGGGCTGCTGCGCATCAGCATGCCGACGCCGTTCGGCCACTACCGCCTGCTGCCGTTGCTGCCGCAGTTTCGTGCGTTATATCCGCAAGTGCGGATCGATGTCCACCTGAGCAACAGCAACATCGATTTTGCCGACCAAGGCTACGACCTGGCGATCCGCGGCCGCGCGCCCGAGGATTCCAACCTGATCGCACGCAAGCTGGAAGACGCCGAACTGGTGCTGGTGGCGGCGCCGTCTTACTTGCAGCGGGCGCCTGCGCTGCAGACGCTGGCCGACCTGGAACGGCACGATTGCATCCAGTTCGAAAGGCCCAGCACCGGCCGCCGCATTCCGTGGACTTTCATGGCCGACGGCAAGGAGGTCGATATCGTGACTGATGGCGGCTATTGCTGTTCCGAAGACGTGCTCGCCGTCGCCACCCTGGCGCGCGGCGGCGCGGGACTGGTGCAAACCTACCGGTTCGTGGTCGAGCAGGCGCTGCAGCAGGGCGAACTGGTGGAACTGCTGCCGCAGTTCGGCGGCAGTACGCGGCCCTTCATCCTGCTGTATCCTCACGCTCGCCACCTGTCGCTGCGGGTGCGCACTTTTGTCGATTTCATGGTCAAGCACCTGAGCCGAATTTGATCTGAGTTTGAGATCCCGGCGCAAAAGCCGGAGGCAATAAAAAACCCGCGCACTCCTCATGAGGCGCGGGTTTTGTCATTTACAGCGCTTCCCGCATGCTGCCGGGAATAAGCTAGAAGCGGGTCACAGACGATCAGTTGCCTGTGTTTGTTTCCAGCGGATAGTTGGCGAAATTGATCTGGCCGGAGTTGCGTGCATCAGCCAGTTCTGCGCGTACTTCGGCACGGCTCTTGCCGGGAGCGTTGGAGACGGTGAACACCGGATATTGCGAACCGGCGAAATCGAGTTCCCCATTAGCACGGGCTTTTGCCAGTTCTGCCTGCACTTCAGCGCGGGTCTTGCCTGGGACCGAGCTTTGGGCGTTGGATGGCAGGAACACCGGATATTGCGAACCGGCGAAATCGAGTTGGCCGGCAGCACGTGCCTGGGCCAGCTCGGCCTGGACTTGAGCGCGGGTAAGCGGAGTGACGTTGTCGGAAGCGAATGAAGGAGCTGAAACAATTGCAGCCAGTGCCAATGCGGCGATCAGTTGGGTTTTCATGATGGTTCTTTCTTTTTAAGTTAATGACAAAGTGCCAAATGCAGCGGTCACACAAGCGCATGAACTGACGGATAGGCATTGCTGCTGCACCGTCCTGGCTGCCGGCGAGGATCTGATTTGGATCTATCACTAGATAGATAATCCGGTAAAATAAAAAGCGTCTTTCTTGTTTGACGCTTTCCAGTCCACTAATCCACTGCTGGCAGTCCGGGCACGTTGTGCGATCCAGTTGTTGCCAAATAAAAACTGAACCTGGATCGCTTGCCACCTGAAACAACGTGTCTGCAACTACTGTGACTCAACTATAGTTATCTACTGCTAGGTAGTCAAATAGAATTTTCTTATAACGCTCATAGGGTAATAAAAACTGACACAGGCCATAAACGGCTTGATTATCTACCTTTCAGTAGATAATATGTAGGCGTAGCGTCTTTTTGATTTTACATTCCACGCCCGTACCGTCAGAATATTGCCGGCCGGGGCATAAAAGACGTAGCATGGCAGCAGAAAGCGTGGCTGCCCGAAATTCGGTCACCAATGCGGGTGTCCTGCATCGCTATCTCTTTATAGGTAAAAAAATCATGAAAGCCGTTTCCCCCGTACGCGAACAATTACTGGAGCACACGCTGGTCCTGCTGGGCACGCGCGGCTACAACGGCTTCAGT
Coding sequences within it:
- a CDS encoding SDR family NAD(P)-dependent oxidoreductase, producing the protein MNSNQKTVIITGASSGIGFALAEAYLQRGYNVVGNARTTERLLAAAEKLGNPANFQAVAGDIALPATAKALFARAVAAFGKVDILINNAGVFIAKPVGDYTEEDLDALVSTNLKGFFYPSQQAAAHMAANKSGHIVTISANIAIQPTVKVPALLPVLIKGGLINATRALAIELAASNVQVNTVAPGIIQTPLHGDYENSRAFFNTLSPSGRTGNTKDIVDAVLYLTDASFISGVALPVDGGATAGTW
- a CDS encoding PLP-dependent aminotransferase family protein is translated as MTDAQVSRFPQLLQPQSALSLVEQVVAGLGRMIDNGKLRPGERLPSIRQFALQQGVSNSTIVEAYERLVANGLLIVRRGSGFFIAKREQAESSGMPSILPNPVIDSAWLFSEVFADERVPIKAGCGWLPSSMLDGEGLHAAERRIIRSPGAQQVGYGHPFGYGPLRQTIAKSFANWSLDIGPDQVVTTHGVTQALDLIMRTLVKPGDTVFIEEPGYCNLIAMLRLANIHVVGVPRTVSGVDLERLEELAQIHRPKIFFTNPVLQNPTGTTYTPACAMRVLQAAERHGFWVVEDDLYRELAQATDPMLAALDGLRRVIYVSGFSKTIAPSLRLGFIACQADLAKEFARTKMVLTLTNSEITERLVYNALTEGHHRRHVERLASTLLTAQAQVSARLEDVGLLPFGAPRGGMFYWARMPQAALSAKEIGDRALQQGIWLAPGEFFYVSQPEHAWFRFNVAFSDLPKLSDFFRNLVAGS
- a CDS encoding LysR family transcriptional regulator, with the protein product MKRNFDDILLGSIELFCLAAELGSFTAAAMSASVTPAAVSRSVSRLEERLGVRLFVRTTRQIRLTDSGRVYFEQCRQALSQLVDAEREVTGEQAAPAGLLRISMPTPFGHYRLLPLLPQFRALYPQVRIDVHLSNSNIDFADQGYDLAIRGRAPEDSNLIARKLEDAELVLVAAPSYLQRAPALQTLADLERHDCIQFERPSTGRRIPWTFMADGKEVDIVTDGGYCCSEDVLAVATLARGGAGLVQTYRFVVEQALQQGELVELLPQFGGSTRPFILLYPHARHLSLRVRTFVDFMVKHLSRI
- a CDS encoding DUF4148 domain-containing protein, whose amino-acid sequence is MKTQLIAALALAAIVSAPSFASDNVTPLTRAQVQAELAQARAAGQLDFAGSQYPVFLPSNAQSSVPGKTRAEVQAELAKARANGELDFAGSQYPVFTVSNAPGKSRAEVRAELADARNSGQINFANYPLETNTGN
- a CDS encoding tautomerase family protein, with the protein product MPYVNIRVTREGVSAEQKQQLIAGVTDLLSRVLNKKPATTFVVIDEVDTDNWGAGGESVTVIRKREAAAG